A genomic stretch from Oreochromis niloticus isolate F11D_XX linkage group LG11, O_niloticus_UMD_NMBU, whole genome shotgun sequence includes:
- the LOC100707054 gene encoding chemokine-like receptor 1: MMEMTNSNSTNNSCIHISTTTPEIRKSLITVSIIFHFLIFLLGVLGNGLVIWVTGFKMKKTVNTVWYLNLAVADFIFVAFLPLNVINLALDFHWPFGNFMCKLNTMVLILNMFASVYILVVISTDRCVSVVWPVWAQNNRNVRKALFVTLGVWGVALMIGFPYSIIMDTEQACENENKTLCLNSYAISDDYNAESPNILRQFRYPPIIIARFLVLFAVPFSVIVSCNAVIIHHLRRNHTLARKSGRPFKIIVAIIITFFLCWAPIYIMDLIVLAKEMDTSSGVIGIPLATNLAFLNSCLNPLLYVFVGKDFKKEVCKSILAAMETAFQEEEKRSQSYTKSVSTNTFQL; this comes from the coding sequence ATGATGGAGATGACCAACAGTAACTCAACCAACAACTCTTGCATTCACATCAGTACAACTACTCCTGAGATTAGAAAGTCTCTCATCACTGTGTCTATCATTTTTCACTTCCTGATATTTCTCCTCGGTGTGCTCGGGAATGGACTGGTTATCTGGGTGACCGGGTTCAAGATGAAGAAAACAGTAAACACAGTTTGGTATCTCAACCTTGCTGTGGCCGACTTCATCTTTGTAGCATTTCTACCCCTCAATGTAATAAACCTTGCTTTAGACTTCCACTGGCCTTTTGGCAACTTCATGTGCAAGCTCAACACCATGGTACTTATTCTGAACATGTTTGCCAGTGTCTACATTCTGGTGGTGATCAGTACAGACAGATGTGTGTCTGTGGTGTGGCCCGTCTGGGCTCAGAACAACCGAAATGTGCGTAAGGCCTTGTTTGTGACTCTGGGTGTTTGGGGGGTGGCTTTGATGATCGGCTTTCCATATTCCATCATCATGGACACAGAGCAAGCGTGtgagaatgaaaacaaaactctCTGCTTAAACAGCTACGCTATTTCTGATGACTATAATGCAGAATCTCCCAATATACTGCGACAATTTCGTTATCCACCCATTATCATCGCCCGCTTCCTTGTGCTTTTTGCAGTCCCATTCTCTGTCATTGTCTCCTGTAACGCTGTAATAATCCATCATCTCAGAAGAAACCACACACTGGCAAGGAAGTCAGGTCGCCCCTTTAAGATCATTGTTGCCATTATCATCACATTTTTTCTGTGCTGGGCTCCCATTTACATTATGGATCTAATTGTGCTGGCGAAAGAAATGGACACTTCAAGTGGTGTCATTGGGATCCCTTTGGCCACCAATTTGGCCTTTCTCAATAGCTGCCTGAATCCACTGCTGTATGTGTTTGTGGGCAAAGATTTTAAGAAAGAAGTCTGCAAATCCATTCTAGCGGCAATGGAGACTGCCTTCCAGGAAGAGGAGAAACGCTCTCAGAGTTATACTAAGTCAGTTAGCACAAATACATTTCAGCtttga
- the LOC100707854 gene encoding chemokine-like receptor 1, whose protein sequence is METTTDSFDLIGTTTAPDKNDSPCGDKYDGLKQSLNTVSLILYSLAFVLGVLGNGVVIWVTGFKMKKTVNTVWYLNLAVADFIFTAFLPLSVTYLASGFHWPFGKFMCKLNTTISSLNMFASVYILVVISVDRCVSVVWPVWAQNHRNVRKASYVSLCVWVVALILSAPYFIFRNTEQDSNKILCFDNYALSDDYETPSVKKLRQFRHQAIIITHFLLGFVVPFPVIVSCYAIIIHRLRGLVRQSGRPFKIISGIIVIFFLCWAPFHLMVLIELVKFTSATHNQTLDYVTAIGMPLATSLAFLNSCLNPILYVFMGHDFKDKVHRSILNVLVAAFREEQIRSHIYRKSVDTSQSNMKSDLNTEV, encoded by the coding sequence ATGGAGACGACCACCGACTCTTTTGATCTAATTGGTACAACTACTGCACCTGATAAAAATGACTCTCCATGTGGTGACAAATATGATGGGCTGAAACAGTCTCTCAACACAGTGTCTCTAATCCTTTATTCCCTGGCTTTTGTCCTCGGTGTGCTCGGGAATGGAGTGGTTATCTGGGTGACCGGGTTCAAGATGAAGAAAACTGTTAACACAGTTTGGTACCTCAACCTTGCTGTGGCTGACTTCATCTTCACTGCATTTCTGCCCCTCAGTGTGACTTACCTAGCTTCAGGTTTCCACTGGCCTTTTGGCAAGTTCATGTGCAAGCTGAACACCACCATCAGTTCTCTGAACATGTTTGCCAGTGTCTACATTCTGGTGGTGATCAGTGTGGACAGATGTGTGTCTGTGGTGTGGCCGGTCTGGGCTCAGAACCACCGAAATGTACGCAAAGCATCctatgtgagtctgtgtgtttggGTGGTGGCTTTGATTCTCAGTGCTCCATACTTCATCTTCAGGAACACTGAACAAGACTCTAACAAAATCCTCTGCTTCGACAACTATGCTCTTTCTGATGACTATGAAACACCATCTGTGAAAAAGTTACGACAATTTCGTCATCAGGCCATTATCATTACCCACTTCCTCCTGGGATTTGTAGTGCCCTTCCCTGTCATTGTCTCCTGTTATGCTATCATAATTCATCGTCTCAGAGGTCTTGTTAGGCAATCAGGGCGCCCTTTTAAGATTATTTCTGGTATTATAGTAATTTTTTTCCTGTGCTGGGCCCCCTTTCACCTAATGGTTCTAATTGAACTAGTGAAATTCACATCTGCTACTCACAATCAAACATTAGATTATGTCACAGCTATTGGGATGCCTCTGGCCACAAGTCTGGCCTTTCTCAATAGCTGCCTGAATCCAATTCTGTATGTGTTCATGGGCCATGACTTTAAGGATAAAGTACACAGATCCATCCTAAATGTATTGGTGGCTGCTTTCCGGGAAGAGCAGATACGATCTCACATTTACAGGAAGTCAGTGGACACCAGTCAGAGCAATATGAAGTCAGATTTGAATACTGAGGtataa